TCTGCGCTCATCTCAAGCGCATCACGGGCAACGTCGGCAAGATGGTGGCCTTCATCCAGCACCAGCAGCAGATTTTTGGCTTCCGGCAGTACCGCGTCGCTTTCCAGCGCCGCCATCACCAGCGCATGGTTGGCAACCACCACCTCCGCCTCGTCGATTTCACGGCGCGCCACAAAGAACGGGCACTCCTTATACCAGTGGCAGTTTCGCCCAAGACAGCTGGCCTTATCGGTGCTTAGCCGTCGCCAGAGATCGTCCTCGATGGCCTCGTCGGTATGATCGCGCAGCCCGTCCCACTTATAGCCGTCGAGGCTGGCTTTCAGTTTAGCGCAGCGCTGCTGCTCGGCTTTGCTGGTCGGCGCCATCTCATCATCGAGAAAGGCCAGCAGATCGCCCTGCGTAAAATTGTCGGTCGCCAGCGCGGCCAGGTTTCGTGGGCAGACGTAACGCCCGCGCCCGAAGGCGGCGGTAAACTTCAGATCGGGGATAATTTTGCGGAGCAGCGGAAGATCTTTGCTGTAAATCTGGTCCTGAAGCGAGACGTTGGCGGTGCTGACCACCAGCGTTTTTTGGTCTCCCCGGGCAATGGCGATGCCGGGAATCAGGTAAGAGAGGGTCTTGCCGACGCCGGTCGGCGCTTCGATAGCCAGATGCCGCCCTTCATCACCGGCAAGGGTCTTCGCCACCTCGGCGATCATCTGTCGCTGGGGTGCTCGCGGAATAAAGTCCGGGATCTGCTGCTGTAACGCCTTATACCAGGCGCCGATTTGCGCTTTTTGCGACGACGACAAAGCCATAACATCACTTCTTTCTCTGAATAATTTAAGTCACAGAACTGCGCCTGTGGCTTTAATTATGACGAGATACTGTATAAACAGCCACTATTGTTTCACTTTTACTCCCCTGGCCCTGGCATTTTTTCCTGTTTTGGGCGGCTCATTCAGAAAACGTTTTAACCGCACCGGGCGGTTAAAACGTGAGACTGAGATTTACACCAACCACGCGGCCAGCTTTTCGGCCTGCAGGGCAAAGCGGTTAAACAGCCGCTTAAGCACTTCCGGCTCCAGCTGATGGAACGGCAAACTGCTCCACTGCACCACCTTCTGCTGGTCCGGCAGCAGCCCGGTGAGCACCGGCGGGTAGTCCATCCCCAGCAGATTGGCCTGCAGCAGCACAGTGAGCGTTTCCGGATCGCTGAGTCGGGTAGGCTGAGCGGGCAACAGACAGCTCAGTAAAAGGTGCCCGACCGGGGATTCGCTGATCTCCAGGGTCACGCCCTCGCCAAGCTCCAGGGAATAGCCTTCCGCGTTCTCCAGTTCGGCTTTCTGCCCCAGCTCATCGGTCAATAATGGCTGCAAAATTTGCGCTAATTTTGTCGGTGCTGGCATCGTTAGTTACCTAAAATCCGCCGGAATGCGGCCGTGACGGAGTTAGAGCGTGGACGAGTACGGGATGGCGCTGGCGCGGTGCCGTAAACGTCGGAAGGAATCACTGGCGCATCGCGGTAAACCGCATGACTCCCCATGGCGTGTGCGGGCGCGTGGGCGTGTACCGGCGGAGGCCCATAGCTATAAACCGGCGCTGCCGCGGGCGGCGGACCATAGCTGTACGCGGGTCCGGAGGCCGGAAGCGGGATAGTGCTGTACATATTTCCCGGTGCCGGAGGAGGCGCGTAGATCGGCATCGCCGCTGGCCGAATATCGGTGGAGTTTGCCCGCCGGCGAGACGAGGTAGGCGGTACCGCATTCGATGCTGTTCGTGGACGACGTCCGCGGGAGGAGGATTCAGCGGCGAACGATTCCGTGCGCTGACGAGGGCGATCGTTACTGCTAAACGTTGGTGCAGGCGTCCCGCGCTGCTGGGCTTCGGCGGCAGCATAGGGACCGCTCATTCTTGAACGCATCTGCCCGACGGAGAGCGACTGGTCAAAATGCTGCACTACGCCGCGGCTGTCTACCCCGTCGTACTGAACGCCCAGGTTATTCGAGGCGTGGCGCTGAACGTATCCCGGCCCGGCAACCACCGAGTCGCGCAGCTGCTCCGGGCTTAACTTAGCCAGGTTTGGCGCTGCCTTGCGGAACGCTTTATCCACCTCGGCCTGCGTCGCTTTCTCGCCCCGCAGCAGCTTCTCACGCACGTCATCGTCCCTGTAGCCCGGCTGGAACGTTTGCAGGACGTGGAAGGAGTCGCCGAATTTCGCGTCCTTCAGCCGCATGGCGCGTCCAAATTCAGGCCAGGGATCGGAGACGATGGATTTGCCGTCGGCGCGAGGATCGCCGATGACCACAAAAGCATGGTCAACGTTACGGTTATGTACCACCGAAACAGGCTGTTTAACGCGGGAGTTTGCCAGCAGCAGCGCATTTACCGCCGCCATTTCACCGCAGTTGCCTGCACGAAACTTCGAGGCTTCCCAGGCGCGAACGGTGTAGTCCCCATTGCCCGTTGCCTTCTGAGACAGCAGCGTTCGTTTATAGGATTCCCCCGCCGTGGCGCGAACATGGTTCTTTTGGTTGCCTGACCCCATGTCAAGAATGCGCCAGGTATCGTCTATCGCTTTATTGGCGTAATAGAGCGCGTCCGCCTGGCGCGCTGACACATTCACGGCGCGGTCATAGTGTTGATTGTTGTTGGGCTCCAGCGCGATGCGCATGGATACCCGCCGGTTTGAATTACCGCTTATCAGGCCAGGATCGACCCGCAAGCTGGTATCTACGCTGTTTAACGGCATGATATCTCCCCACTTGAGTTATTAAGTCAAAGGTTAAGTGGGGAGAGTGGTGCGGTGGTTCCTGAGGCGGGGTAATTTATCCTGCGGCGTACTGCCCGCGCAGCGGCAGGCCGTGCTCCTGGCGAATACCGTTTTCGGAAAGCGCTTCCCCCGCGTACCGGCCAATACCTACCGCCCGAGCTTCCTCCTGTCCGGCAGGAGATTGAGTATCGTAACGGTTCGAAGTCCCTCCGGTGTAAGTTCCCTTCATCATGCGATAGCCGTGCACCAGCTCATGCCCGAGAGAAACGAAAGCCAGCGAATGATCGTTCAGCAGGCTTGGCCGTCCATGGGCGTCAATGGCCAGCGACTGCCGCGGGTTCCAGTCTACGCTAACGCTGGTTCCCTCACCTTTCTTCCCGAGCGGCTGCTTTTGAGCCAGCTGCGTCGCTTTTTTATTGTGGGCCTGATCGTATTCACTGCTCGACAGATGGAAGCGACGCACTTGAGATTCGGTCAACACCGGACGAGCAACCGTGTTTGCCATCGCCGTGACTTTCACTTTGACGTAGCGGCCGTTGGTGCTGAGGCCTCGCAGTTC
This region of Cedecea lapagei genomic DNA includes:
- a CDS encoding CesT family type III secretion system chaperone, yielding MPAPTKLAQILQPLLTDELGQKAELENAEGYSLELGEGVTLEISESPVGHLLLSCLLPAQPTRLSDPETLTVLLQANLLGMDYPPVLTGLLPDQQKVVQWSSLPFHQLEPEVLKRLFNRFALQAEKLAAWLV
- the xopG gene encoding XopG/HopH/AvrPtoH family type III secretion system effector; amino-acid sequence: MSTISASHVAPHIAIEYHRPEDYHLAESALRQLLSRPNGRSLVDELRGLSTNGRYVKVKVTAMANTVARPVLTESQVRRFHLSSSEYDQAHNKKATQLAQKQPLGKKGEGTSVSVDWNPRQSLAIDAHGRPSLLNDHSLAFVSLGHELVHGYRMMKGTYTGGTSNRYDTQSPAGQEEARAVGIGRYAGEALSENGIRQEHGLPLRGQYAAG